The following are from one region of the Pseudomonas syringae genome:
- a CDS encoding type IV secretory system conjugative DNA transfer family protein produces MGKAKSKPISSTNPQERIEEYPAFLLGKHPTKDVFLASYGQQFVMLAAPPGSMKGVSAVIPNLLSYPDSMVVNDPKFENWDITSGFRASAGHKVFRFSPERLETHRWNPVSAINRDPLYRLGDIRTLARVLFVSDNPKNQEWYNKAGNVFTSILLYLMETPEMPCTLPQAYEIGSLGTGIGTWAQQIIELRSIGPNALSFETLRELNGVYEASKNKSSGWSTTVDIVRDVLSVYAEKTVAWAVSGDDIDFAKMREEKTTVYFSVTEGNLKKYGPLMNLFFTQAIRLNSKVLPEQGGHCADGTLRYKYQLALMMDEFAIMGRMEIMETAPALTRGAGLRFFLIFQGKDQIRAVYGEEAANGIMKAIHNEIVFAPGDIKLAEEYSRRLGNTTERVHNQSLNRQKNEIGARGQTDSYSEQARPLLLPQEVNELPFDKQLIFVQGNRQTEPMKILARKIIYFEEDVFKARQKMTPPPLPVGDATKIDALTVPVRTIEAKVAVADTKPMQAEQRQRWNPKEKAANAVPEQPDAAQPVDVEPDPEPAQADDTPETM; encoded by the coding sequence ATGGGCAAAGCTAAATCCAAACCCATCAGCTCGACTAACCCCCAAGAGCGGATCGAGGAGTACCCTGCATTCCTCTTGGGCAAGCACCCCACCAAAGACGTATTTTTGGCCAGCTATGGCCAACAGTTTGTGATGTTGGCTGCGCCTCCAGGCTCGATGAAAGGCGTCAGTGCGGTGATACCCAACCTGTTGAGCTACCCCGATTCAATGGTGGTCAACGATCCGAAGTTTGAGAACTGGGACATTACGTCAGGCTTTCGTGCCTCTGCTGGTCACAAAGTGTTCCGCTTTTCGCCCGAGCGCCTGGAAACGCATCGCTGGAACCCGGTCAGTGCCATTAACCGCGATCCTCTGTATCGGCTAGGCGATATTCGTACCCTGGCCCGCGTGTTGTTCGTCTCCGACAACCCCAAGAACCAGGAGTGGTACAACAAGGCCGGCAACGTTTTTACATCCATCCTGCTGTACCTGATGGAAACGCCGGAAATGCCCTGTACGTTGCCCCAGGCCTACGAAATTGGCTCATTGGGTACCGGGATAGGGACGTGGGCTCAGCAGATTATCGAATTGCGCAGCATCGGACCTAATGCGCTCAGCTTTGAAACCCTTCGAGAGCTTAACGGTGTGTACGAAGCATCGAAAAACAAGAGCAGCGGTTGGTCAACCACCGTGGATATCGTGCGCGACGTGTTGTCGGTGTATGCCGAAAAAACCGTGGCCTGGGCGGTGTCGGGTGACGACATCGACTTTGCCAAAATGCGCGAGGAGAAGACCACCGTTTACTTCAGCGTGACGGAAGGCAACCTGAAGAAGTACGGCCCGCTGATGAACCTGTTTTTCACCCAGGCGATTCGGCTCAATTCCAAGGTCCTGCCTGAGCAAGGCGGGCACTGCGCAGATGGCACGCTACGGTACAAGTACCAACTGGCCCTGATGATGGACGAATTTGCAATCATGGGCCGCATGGAAATCATGGAAACCGCGCCAGCACTGACCCGAGGTGCCGGTCTGAGGTTTTTCCTCATTTTCCAGGGCAAAGACCAGATTCGTGCCGTCTACGGAGAGGAAGCGGCCAACGGCATCATGAAGGCGATCCACAACGAAATCGTGTTCGCCCCCGGCGACATCAAGCTGGCCGAGGAGTACAGCAGGCGGTTAGGCAACACTACCGAGCGCGTTCATAACCAATCGTTGAACAGACAGAAGAATGAAATCGGTGCTCGAGGTCAAACAGACAGTTACAGCGAACAGGCCCGGCCCTTGTTGCTGCCCCAGGAGGTAAACGAGTTACCTTTTGACAAGCAATTGATTTTTGTCCAGGGCAACAGGCAAACAGAGCCAATGAAGATTCTGGCGCGCAAGATCATTTACTTCGAAGAGGACGTGTTCAAAGCGCGACAGAAGATGACCCCTCCGCCCTTGCCGGTTGGAGACGCAACCAAAATCGACGCGCTCACCGTGCCGGTACGCACCATTGAAGCCAAGGTCGCAGTGGCAGACACCAAGCCCATGCAGGCCGAACAACGGCAGCGCTGGAATCCCAAAGAAAAGGCCGCTAACGCCGTTCCGGAACAGCCAGATGCGGCTCAGCCAGTTGATGTCGAGCCCGATCCCGAGCCTGCGCAGGCTGACGATACCCCCGAAACGATGTAA
- a CDS encoding TrbM/KikA/MpfK family conjugal transfer protein, whose translation MNTYSKTADRQGQAAGNAVPGRGKTRVCALFAVCLLGSGSALAGDPCKSVLCLYGKFAGNSGSSECRSAEQDYFSILVKKHGNIKWSETASARQDYLNSCPGADQSYTQKINDKFGKVQG comes from the coding sequence ATGAATACCTACAGCAAAACGGCTGACCGCCAAGGTCAGGCCGCTGGCAACGCCGTGCCTGGTCGCGGCAAAACGCGAGTCTGCGCGCTGTTCGCAGTGTGCCTCCTGGGCAGTGGCTCAGCCTTAGCCGGTGACCCGTGCAAGTCCGTGCTTTGCCTCTACGGCAAGTTCGCCGGCAATAGCGGTAGCAGCGAGTGCCGAAGCGCCGAGCAGGACTACTTCAGCATCCTGGTCAAGAAACACGGGAACATCAAATGGAGCGAAACCGCTTCGGCGCGCCAGGACTACCTCAACAGCTGCCCCGGTGCTGATCAGAGCTACACCCAAAAAATCAACGACAAGTTCGGCAAGGTCCAGGGCTAG
- a CDS encoding type IA DNA topoisomerase, which yields MRVFIAEKPALGQVIAEALGTVIRKDGYFECGSNNIVTWCVGHLLELAPPEVHNPAYKNWVQADLPLRLRPAKYQPIARTRDQLKVVQQLIGRASEIVHAGDPDDEGQLLVDEVLVHFGNTAPVKRILINDMNANAARKALDGLRDNSEFYGLFQKALARSIGDQLYGFNMTRACTLAGRAKGVKSVLSVGRVQTPILGLIVNRYLANKSHASAFYYTVAASLAFGSSRTQARLVVAADAPLDDKNRITDEAYATQVADACRMKPADVTEARVEEKQTPAPLPFALLDLQVYMSKTHSIDAEKTLALTQALREKYKAITYNRSDCSYLSDEQFAEAPETLNLLSQALPDLAGMFTEVNSERKSRAFDDSKVSAHTAIIPTAVKIDIAQLSDDERAVYLAIVKRYVAQFLPEKRYLSAEVRFGVNGHSFVARSTKVTQPGWTAQVTEENEQDEDASDAAEVASPFDALADMKVGDAGVCDGITVAKEKTKPLPLYTEATLLKDLQRVAKYVKDPRIKQLLIDRDQGKKGENGGIGTPATRGAVLAKLQERGFYAVEKKKLIPTALGLEFIAALPAIATTPDMTALWHEQQQMIEAGELTVDAFLDELEDFIAHQVQNVDLGNVQGDGKPVLDSLNAQCPMCGSELAVTPRVIGCRACAFKFYPEVSGKMLSPGQIEALLTTGKTGVLKGFHSKKTGKSFEAALKLNHEAKLEFVYSRKPTRA from the coding sequence ATGCGAGTATTCATTGCGGAAAAGCCTGCCCTGGGCCAGGTCATTGCCGAGGCGCTGGGCACCGTCATACGCAAGGACGGCTATTTCGAGTGCGGCAGCAACAATATCGTCACCTGGTGCGTTGGCCACCTGCTTGAACTGGCCCCGCCCGAGGTTCACAACCCTGCCTATAAAAACTGGGTTCAGGCCGATTTGCCCCTGAGATTGCGCCCGGCCAAGTACCAACCCATTGCCCGTACTCGCGACCAGCTCAAAGTGGTCCAGCAGCTGATCGGTCGCGCCTCGGAAATCGTTCACGCCGGTGACCCGGACGACGAAGGCCAGTTGCTGGTCGACGAGGTCCTGGTGCATTTCGGCAACACCGCGCCGGTCAAACGCATCCTGATCAATGACATGAACGCCAATGCCGCCCGCAAAGCATTGGACGGCCTGCGCGACAACAGCGAGTTTTACGGCCTGTTCCAGAAGGCCCTGGCCCGCAGCATCGGCGATCAGCTCTACGGGTTCAACATGACCCGCGCCTGCACCCTGGCCGGTAGGGCCAAGGGTGTCAAAAGCGTGTTATCAGTGGGGCGCGTGCAAACCCCTATCCTGGGACTGATCGTGAACCGCTACCTGGCCAACAAGAGTCACGCCAGTGCGTTTTACTACACGGTTGCGGCAAGCCTGGCCTTCGGTAGCAGTCGTACCCAGGCCCGCCTGGTGGTGGCCGCGGATGCCCCGCTCGATGACAAGAACCGGATCACTGACGAGGCCTACGCCACCCAGGTGGCCGACGCGTGCCGGATGAAGCCAGCAGACGTGACCGAAGCCCGGGTGGAGGAGAAGCAAACGCCCGCACCTTTGCCGTTCGCGTTGCTGGACCTTCAGGTGTACATGAGCAAGACCCACAGCATCGATGCGGAGAAAACCCTAGCCCTGACCCAGGCACTGCGCGAGAAGTACAAGGCCATCACCTACAACCGTTCCGATTGCAGCTACCTGTCCGACGAACAATTTGCCGAGGCTCCGGAGACCTTGAACCTGCTAAGTCAGGCCCTGCCGGATTTGGCCGGGATGTTCACCGAGGTGAATTCGGAACGTAAAAGCCGGGCGTTTGACGACAGCAAGGTCTCGGCGCACACCGCGATCATCCCAACGGCAGTGAAGATCGACATTGCCCAGCTAAGTGACGATGAACGCGCCGTGTACCTGGCCATCGTCAAACGCTACGTCGCGCAGTTCTTGCCCGAGAAACGCTACCTCAGTGCCGAGGTGCGTTTTGGCGTGAACGGACACTCCTTCGTTGCGCGCTCCACCAAAGTGACGCAGCCAGGGTGGACGGCGCAGGTCACTGAAGAAAACGAGCAAGACGAAGACGCGTCGGACGCCGCCGAGGTCGCGAGCCCCTTCGATGCTCTGGCGGATATGAAAGTCGGTGACGCCGGGGTATGCGATGGCATTACGGTGGCCAAGGAAAAGACCAAGCCCCTGCCGCTTTATACCGAAGCCACGTTGCTCAAGGATCTGCAGCGCGTGGCCAAGTATGTGAAAGACCCGCGCATCAAGCAGCTGCTGATCGACCGTGACCAGGGCAAGAAAGGCGAGAACGGCGGCATCGGCACCCCGGCGACCCGTGGTGCGGTACTGGCCAAGTTGCAGGAGCGTGGTTTCTACGCGGTAGAGAAGAAAAAACTGATCCCCACCGCGTTGGGGCTGGAGTTCATTGCCGCGTTGCCAGCGATTGCGACCACGCCGGACATGACCGCGCTCTGGCATGAACAGCAACAGATGATCGAGGCCGGTGAACTGACCGTGGACGCGTTCCTGGACGAACTGGAGGACTTCATTGCCCACCAGGTGCAGAACGTGGACCTGGGCAACGTGCAGGGTGACGGCAAGCCGGTGCTGGACAGCCTGAACGCCCAGTGCCCCATGTGCGGCAGTGAACTGGCTGTCACCCCGCGAGTGATCGGCTGTCGCGCCTGCGCCTTCAAGTTCTACCCGGAAGTCAGCGGCAAGATGCTGTCCCCCGGCCAGATCGAGGCGCTGCTGACTACGGGCAAGACCGGTGTACTGAAGGGGTTTCACAGCAAGAAAACCGGCAAGTCCTTTGAAGCGGCCCTGAAGCTCAACCACGAAGCCAAGCTGGAATTCGTATACAGCCGCAAACCCACGCGCGCATGA
- a CDS encoding single-stranded DNA-binding protein, producing MARGINKVILVGTCGQDPDCRYLPNGTAVTNLSLATSEQWTDKQSGQKVEKTEWHRVSLFGKVAEIAGEYLHKGSQVYIEGKLQTREWEKDGIKRYTTEIVVDMQGTMQLLGGRPQGDSPQGQTGHGSGGSDHQEPPRQQAPQQAAPEKSSGKGKAASKPPRASGKQAQAKVPEPQPAGDFDGSDDKIPFMDPYRFNRMLV from the coding sequence ATGGCGCGTGGCATCAATAAAGTGATCCTGGTAGGCACCTGCGGACAAGACCCTGACTGTCGATACCTGCCCAACGGCACTGCGGTGACCAACCTGAGCCTGGCCACCAGTGAGCAGTGGACTGACAAGCAGAGCGGGCAGAAGGTCGAGAAGACCGAATGGCACCGCGTGTCGCTGTTCGGCAAGGTCGCCGAAATCGCCGGCGAATACCTGCACAAGGGTTCGCAGGTCTACATCGAGGGCAAGCTGCAAACCCGCGAATGGGAAAAGGACGGGATCAAACGCTACACCACTGAAATCGTCGTGGACATGCAGGGCACGATGCAGCTGCTTGGTGGCCGTCCACAGGGCGACTCCCCACAAGGGCAGACCGGCCACGGCAGCGGCGGCAGTGATCACCAGGAACCTCCTCGGCAGCAAGCCCCCCAACAAGCGGCGCCTGAAAAATCGTCCGGCAAAGGCAAAGCCGCATCAAAACCGCCACGTGCATCAGGCAAGCAGGCACAGGCCAAAGTGCCCGAACCGCAACCCGCTGGGGATTTTGACGGCAGTGATGACAAAATCCCGTTCATGGACCCCTATCGGTTCAACAGGATGTTGGTCTGA